In Mycetocola spongiae, the genomic stretch TTCAGCTCGGCCGCGGCCGCGAGCATCTGCGCGTTAAGATCGCCGATCAGCGATTCCAGCTCGGCGGCGCCCTCGGCCGCGATGCCCTCGCGGCGCAGCTGCGGGGTGGGGGATTTTTTCTTTTCGTCGTATTTGCCCGCGAGCAACTCGGCGGTATCCGCGCCCTCGCGCAGCAGCTGATCGGTGATATCGGCGATCTTCTTGCGCAGCGGCTGAGGGTCGATGCCGTGCAAGGTGTTATAGGCCACCTGCTTTTCGCGGCGACGATCGGTCTCGTCGATGGCCTGCCGCATGGAGGGAGTGATCTTATCGGCATACATATGCACCTGACCCGAGACGTTTCGGGCCGCACGACCGATGGTCTGGATCAGCGATGTGGAGGAGCGCAGGAAGCCCTCCTTATCGGCATCCAGGATGGCCACCAGCGATACCTCGGGAAGGTCCAGACCCTCCCGCAGCAGGTTGATGCCCACCAGGACGTCATAAACACCCTGGCGCAGCTCGGTCAGCAGCTCCACGCGGCGCAGGGTATCCACATCGGAGTGCAGATAGCGCACCCGGACACCGGCCTCGGTGAGGAAGTCGGTGAGCTCCTCGGCCATTTTTTTGGTGAGGGTGGTGACCAGGACGCGCTCATCGCGCTCGGCCCGGGCGCGGATCTCCTCCAGCAGGTCGTCGATCTGCCCCTCCGAGGGCTTCAGGATGATCTCGGGGTCGATCAGGCCCGTGGGGCGGATGATCTGCTCCACCACGCCATCGGCGATGCCCATCTCGTATTTGCCCGGGGTGGCCGAGAGGTATACGGTCTGGCCCACGCGGTTTTTAAACTCGGAGAACGTCAGCGGGCGGTTATCCATGGCGCTGGGCAGGCGGAAACCGTGGTCTACCAGCGTGCGCTTGCGCGAGGCATCACCCTCAAACATCGCGCCGATCTGCGGAACGGTGACGTGGGACTCGTCGATAACGGTGAGGAAGTCATCGGGGAAATAATCGAGCAGGCAGTTGGGGGCCTCGCCGGGACTGCGGGCGTCAATATGGCGCGAGTAGTTCTCGATGCCGGAGCAGAAACCAATCTGCTGCATCATCTCGAGGTCAAACGTGGTGCGCATGCGCAGCCGCTGGGCCTCGAGCAGCTTGCCCTGGCCCTCAAGCTCCTCGAGCCGAATCTCAA encodes the following:
- the uvrB gene encoding excinuclease ABC subunit UvrB; the protein is MEPTRSVRPFEVISEYTPSGDQPAAIADLAQRINAGEADVVLLGATGTGKSATTAWLIEQVQRPTLVMAHNKTLAAQLANEFRELLPNNAVEYFVSYYDYYQPEAYVPQTDTFIEKDSSVNAEVERLRHSTTNSLLSRRDVVVVSTVSCIYGLGAAEEYLEAMVALQVGENVGRDRLIRRFVGMQYNRNDIDFSRGNFRVRGDTIEIIPVYEELAIRIELFGDEIEAIYSLHPLTGEIVQKLDAISVFPATHYAASPETMQRAMKTIEEELEIRLEELEGQGKLLEAQRLRMRTTFDLEMMQQIGFCSGIENYSRHIDARSPGEAPNCLLDYFPDDFLTVIDESHVTVPQIGAMFEGDASRKRTLVDHGFRLPSAMDNRPLTFSEFKNRVGQTVYLSATPGKYEMGIADGVVEQIIRPTGLIDPEIILKPSEGQIDDLLEEIRARAERDERVLVTTLTKKMAEELTDFLTEAGVRVRYLHSDVDTLRRVELLTELRQGVYDVLVGINLLREGLDLPEVSLVAILDADKEGFLRSSTSLIQTIGRAARNVSGQVHMYADKITPSMRQAIDETDRRREKQVAYNTLHGIDPQPLRKKIADITDQLLREGADTAELLAGKYDEKKKSPTPQLRREGIAAEGAAELESLIGDLNAQMLAAAAELKFELAGRLRDEVQDLKKELRQMSKAGHI